The Populus trichocarpa isolate Nisqually-1 chromosome 2, P.trichocarpa_v4.1, whole genome shotgun sequence genome has a window encoding:
- the LOC7497282 gene encoding auxin-responsive protein SAUR32: MIMGGGEKSLKNFHLHLPNLHHHHHKKQARDVPKGCLAIKVGQGEEQQRFVVPVIYFNHPLFIQLLKEAEEEYGFDQKGTITIPCHVEEFMYVQGMIDKEKPIHHHHVGCFRV, from the coding sequence ATGATTATGGGTGGTGGAGAAAAGAGCCTAAAGAACTTCCACCTCCACCTGCCGAAtcttcatcatcaccatcacaaGAAGCAGGCGAGAGATGTTCCAAAAGGGTGTTTGGCAATCAAGGTGGGCCAGGGAGAGGAGCAGCAGAGATTTGTGGTGCCTGTCATATACTTCAATCACCCACTGTTCATACAGTTATTGAAGGAAGCAGAAGAAGAATATGGTTTTGATCAAAAAGGCACCATCACTATCCCTTGTCATGTGGAGGAGTTTATGTACGTCCAAGGCATGATTGACAAGGAAAAGCCCATCCATCATCACCATGTTGGATGTTTTAGggtttga